The following proteins are co-located in the Polystyrenella longa genome:
- a CDS encoding flagellar biosynthesis anti-sigma factor FlgM — MSISGPGSVQSGFSFERAKATTRPAETSSTPKTMAPVDQVEISDLGKLMNQSPDNSDVREARLAQIKADIDAGTYDTPEKMEAALMKMMGQIDIEG, encoded by the coding sequence ATGAGCATCAGTGGACCCGGCTCAGTTCAAAGCGGATTTTCCTTTGAGCGTGCCAAGGCAACAACGCGGCCCGCGGAGACCAGTTCGACGCCAAAAACAATGGCGCCTGTCGATCAGGTCGAGATATCCGATTTGGGAAAATTAATGAATCAATCACCTGATAATTCAGATGTTCGGGAGGCCCGGCTCGCTCAGATTAAGGCGGATATCGATGCGGGCACCTATGATACTCCGGAAAAAATGGAAGCAGCCCTGATGAAAATGATGGGGCAGATCGACATCGAAGGCTAA
- a CDS encoding Fur family transcriptional regulator, whose amino-acid sequence MRLTHERSLIVEEVFADHSHFDAEELVDRLKKRNVSRATVYRTLNCLEEAGLLRKVARTNDRDVYEHDYGYPQHDHLICGKCGSLTEFHSEGLAELLSSVSSKHGFLMEGHRLEVYGTCSSCAKPPKRQFRKLDMI is encoded by the coding sequence ATGCGCCTGACACACGAACGTTCTCTGATCGTAGAGGAGGTTTTCGCCGACCATAGCCATTTCGACGCGGAAGAACTGGTCGATCGACTGAAAAAGCGAAATGTCAGTCGGGCGACCGTTTACCGGACGTTGAACTGCCTGGAAGAAGCTGGCTTGTTACGAAAAGTGGCACGGACGAACGATCGAGACGTGTACGAACACGATTACGGTTATCCCCAGCACGACCACCTCATCTGCGGTAAATGCGGGTCATTGACCGAGTTCCACAGTGAAGGCTTGGCGGAATTGCTTTCCTCTGTTTCCAGCAAACATGGTTTTCTGATGGAAGGCCACCGGTTGGAAGTGTACGGGACGTGCTCAAGTTGCGCGAAACCTCCGAAACGTCAGTTTCGTAAGCTGGATATGATTTAG
- the glgC gene encoding glucose-1-phosphate adenylyltransferase, which yields MRGVLALILAGGKGTRLEPLTRDRAKPAVPFGGAYRIIDFTLSNCINSGLRRILLLSQYKAASLNRHLNHGWRFLCSELDEFVDILPPQQRIDENWYQGTADAVYQNIYTIEQCRPAYVVILSGDHIYKMDYSELIRDHIESEADATVGCIPVSLEEGTEFGVMQIDSSRRIIDFAEKPANPKPSPEDPTQCLASMGIYVFNANFLFEQLCRDATDRDSSHDFGKNIIPEIIGPYDVRAFPFHDKNTGTRRYWRDVGTLDSYYEANLDLVSVKPNLNLYDSRWPIRTYQPPLPPPKFVFNYDGDKRPRVGKAVDSLVCSGSIVSGGEVERSILSSNVRVNSWASVKNSILFEGVEIGRDAQVQNAIIDKNVVIPEETRIGFDIEEDRARGFVVTESGIVVIGKSDSLGDYQMFRDSA from the coding sequence ATGCGTGGTGTTCTCGCGTTGATTTTGGCCGGAGGCAAAGGAACCCGCCTCGAACCCCTCACCCGTGATCGGGCGAAGCCAGCGGTCCCTTTCGGTGGCGCGTACCGCATTATCGACTTTACACTGTCGAACTGCATCAACAGTGGCTTGCGACGAATCCTGCTCCTCTCGCAATATAAAGCGGCCAGCCTGAACCGACATCTTAATCACGGTTGGCGTTTTCTCTGTAGTGAACTCGACGAGTTCGTCGATATCCTGCCGCCACAGCAGCGCATCGACGAGAACTGGTATCAGGGCACCGCCGATGCTGTTTATCAGAACATTTACACCATCGAGCAATGCCGACCCGCCTATGTTGTCATTCTGTCGGGCGACCACATTTACAAGATGGATTATTCCGAACTGATCCGCGATCACATCGAGTCCGAAGCCGATGCCACTGTCGGTTGTATTCCCGTCAGCCTGGAAGAGGGGACTGAATTTGGCGTGATGCAAATCGACAGTTCCCGCCGCATTATCGATTTCGCCGAAAAGCCAGCGAATCCAAAACCTTCTCCCGAAGACCCGACTCAATGCCTCGCTTCCATGGGAATTTACGTTTTCAACGCGAACTTCCTGTTCGAACAGTTATGCCGCGACGCCACCGACCGGGACAGTTCCCACGACTTCGGCAAGAACATCATCCCCGAAATCATCGGTCCTTATGACGTGCGGGCATTTCCCTTCCACGACAAAAACACGGGGACGCGCAGATACTGGCGCGACGTGGGAACTCTCGATTCCTATTACGAAGCCAACCTGGATCTGGTTTCCGTTAAACCCAACCTGAACCTGTATGATTCCCGGTGGCCTATTCGAACCTACCAACCCCCGTTGCCCCCTCCCAAATTCGTATTTAATTACGACGGCGACAAACGTCCCCGCGTCGGCAAAGCGGTCGACAGTCTTGTCTGCAGCGGCTCCATCGTTTCAGGTGGCGAAGTCGAACGATCAATTCTTTCGTCTAATGTGCGAGTGAACAGTTGGGCGAGTGTGAAGAATTCGATTCTCTTCGAAGGGGTCGAAATCGGACGGGATGCACAAGTTCAGAACGCGATCATCGACAAAAACGTCGTTATCCCGGAAGAAACGCGTATCGGATTCGACATCGAAGAAGACCGTGCGCGCGGTTTCGTGGTGACTGAATCGGGAATTGTCGTCATCGGTAAATCCGATTCGCTCGGCGACTACCAGATGTTTCGCGACTCCGCCTAA
- a CDS encoding P-II family nitrogen regulator, with the protein MKKIEAIIRTFKLEEVKDALSEIGVQGMTVSEVRGFGRQKGHKEQYRGAEYTVDFLPKAKMEIVVGDDQAQKVIETILQSARTGQIGDGKIFVTSLDQMIRIRTGETGDEAL; encoded by the coding sequence ATGAAGAAAATCGAAGCGATTATCCGGACCTTCAAATTGGAAGAAGTGAAAGACGCTTTGTCCGAAATTGGTGTCCAGGGGATGACGGTCTCGGAAGTGCGGGGATTTGGTCGTCAAAAAGGGCATAAAGAGCAGTATCGAGGAGCTGAGTACACCGTCGATTTTCTTCCGAAAGCCAAAATGGAAATCGTTGTTGGAGATGATCAAGCACAAAAAGTAATCGAGACCATTCTTCAATCGGCCCGCACGGGGCAGATCGGGGATGGCAAGATTTTTGTGACGTCACTCGATCAGATGATTCGCATTCGCACTGGGGAAACTGGTGACGAAGCGTTGTAA
- a CDS encoding ammonium transporter produces the protein MSRPQSLCLIVFFLLGLAALPANRNELAAQERRADLETISVEAASVAPEAKELTVGEEFNAADTMWVLISTAFVLLMTAPGLALFYGGLVRKKNILSVMMQCMFLMGLMSLVWFLWGYSLAFDTDILNGYVGGFGKAGLMGVLPYWDAETSTPMLPLEGSIPEIVFMMFQMMFFIITPALICGAFAERMKFSAMCMFAVLWGTFVYCPLCHWVWSANGWLSPEGAYHAFDFAGGTVVHVSSGVSALICAMMIGKRLGHGQEPMPPHNLTYTTIGTALLWFGWFGFNAGSALGVNPLAANAFVATHICAATGLVTWAGIEWVTRGKPSILGGCSGAVAGLVCITPACGFVTPLEGIWLGFIAASACYFACTSLKSKFKYDDALDAFGIHGVGGAVGALLTGVFATRRVTGDANGSGLLEGNMHQFANQTISVVAAVAIAVIGTVILLKFVDLVIGLRVTHEEELKGLDLTQHGEEGYIFL, from the coding sequence ATGTCCCGGCCTCAATCGCTCTGTTTGATTGTCTTTTTTCTGCTGGGGCTTGCTGCGCTTCCTGCGAACAGAAATGAATTAGCGGCTCAAGAAAGACGTGCTGATCTCGAAACCATTTCTGTAGAAGCGGCGTCCGTTGCACCGGAAGCAAAAGAATTGACTGTGGGAGAAGAATTCAATGCCGCCGATACGATGTGGGTATTGATCTCCACCGCGTTTGTACTGTTGATGACTGCCCCTGGTCTTGCTCTGTTTTACGGGGGACTGGTTCGGAAGAAAAACATTCTAAGCGTTATGATGCAGTGTATGTTTCTCATGGGGCTCATGAGCCTGGTTTGGTTCCTGTGGGGATACAGTCTTGCTTTCGATACGGATATCCTCAATGGCTACGTGGGAGGATTCGGAAAAGCAGGTTTGATGGGCGTACTCCCTTACTGGGACGCGGAGACCAGTACTCCCATGCTGCCGCTTGAAGGAAGCATTCCTGAGATTGTCTTCATGATGTTTCAGATGATGTTCTTTATTATTACACCGGCACTGATTTGCGGGGCGTTTGCTGAACGAATGAAGTTCAGTGCGATGTGTATGTTTGCCGTATTGTGGGGAACCTTCGTGTATTGCCCCCTTTGTCACTGGGTCTGGTCCGCTAATGGTTGGCTCTCGCCAGAAGGAGCTTATCACGCGTTTGACTTTGCCGGTGGTACGGTCGTGCATGTCAGCTCAGGTGTGTCGGCGTTGATCTGTGCGATGATGATCGGAAAACGGTTGGGGCATGGTCAGGAACCGATGCCTCCTCATAACCTGACCTATACCACGATTGGAACGGCATTACTCTGGTTCGGTTGGTTTGGTTTTAATGCGGGAAGTGCCCTGGGTGTGAATCCGCTTGCGGCGAATGCTTTCGTAGCAACTCATATTTGTGCGGCGACTGGTTTAGTGACCTGGGCCGGAATCGAATGGGTGACTCGCGGGAAACCTTCAATCCTGGGTGGCTGTTCAGGAGCCGTGGCCGGGCTGGTTTGTATTACGCCCGCCTGTGGGTTTGTCACTCCACTGGAAGGAATCTGGCTCGGTTTTATTGCCGCTTCCGCTTGTTACTTTGCCTGTACAAGTTTGAAATCAAAATTCAAATATGATGATGCTCTGGATGCTTTCGGTATCCATGGTGTTGGCGGGGCTGTAGGAGCTCTTTTGACGGGAGTCTTCGCAACTCGCCGAGTGACTGGTGACGCGAATGGCAGTGGCCTTCTGGAAGGCAACATGCACCAGTTTGCAAACCAGACGATCAGCGTCGTCGCCGCAGTCGCGATCGCGGTGATTGGAACAGTCATCTTATTGAAATTCGTCGATTTAGTGATCGGACTTCGCGTCACTCACGAAGAGGAACTCAAAGGACTCGACCTGACACAGCACGGCGAAGAAGGATACATCTTCCTGTAA
- a CDS encoding vWA domain-containing protein, translating into MSLLNPTLLLALPLAIIPVLLHLLLRSKPKRMAFPALRLIQSRRKSNTRRFRMKQFWLMLLRVIVIAFFILLLARPSLPAANYTPNLYESLMTFGLVAAAVGACWGLKKLWERRKLPRHQIAYRQTMSRSIAGVAGVILFLLLVIWPYAHRLRAELTSPRPIVSENIPSAAIFLFDTSLSMEYRSESDTRLDVARKIASEHLDQLPNGSRVAITTNQDQSAILFQIDKTTAREHMYDLELAPSTVKLNTRLWDSLSFQEQDRERIGTEQNETEDEITDRYIREVYLFTDLSRNSWDLAEQQYLKGELERLEFVQVYLIDVSKQEPKNISLSNIRLQNKEFLKSQPISMSVTVQAERQTDITRQVELYTENSSGEMVRRAAQEIQINAGTPQSVELSYVPEDAVLDSKTDEINNETNYDWQETVQGEIRLNSTDAMTFDNQRFFTVNRRLPPKVLIVSGATGGGPILQDVLAPGELRKNNKAPYRCDLVRQEALLDMSSEKLQSYDNICLVSVRQPREEIWSRLESYVTAGGGLFVVAGSSRIDPVEYTTDAALAVLPAELKGFIEFEPPEFIDFEAGKNHPLLKPFDQYGSFGDLPAARVNWCWSVAPHPSANVIANYTFNKPRPAIIDRVLGRGHSMMLTTSVDRGEWSTLARSWWFLVLADKIMDYSAGGNELMRNYMAGEAVVLPLPADEKSASYLLRQPNLKQLPLTADTENNLLLIRNTETLGHYQVLQKSDLTAPFFQYSMNIADAESNFDPITSDELDSLLGEKRYQLSRSINELTRQVGLGRIGQEMFPMVLGLLFAFFWGEHFIANRFYDHEQTPLV; encoded by the coding sequence ATGTCCCTGCTCAATCCCACACTTCTATTGGCACTCCCGCTGGCGATCATTCCAGTCCTGTTGCATCTACTGCTCCGCTCCAAACCAAAGCGGATGGCGTTCCCCGCCCTGCGACTCATTCAGTCCCGCCGCAAATCAAACACCCGACGATTCCGAATGAAGCAATTCTGGTTGATGCTCTTGCGAGTCATCGTGATTGCCTTCTTTATCTTATTGCTCGCTAGACCTTCTCTGCCCGCTGCGAATTACACTCCGAACTTATATGAATCACTCATGACTTTCGGTCTCGTCGCAGCCGCTGTTGGTGCCTGCTGGGGCCTGAAGAAATTATGGGAGCGTCGTAAGCTCCCCCGTCATCAAATCGCTTACCGACAAACGATGTCACGCTCCATTGCAGGTGTAGCTGGCGTGATACTCTTTCTGCTACTGGTCATCTGGCCGTATGCGCATCGACTTCGCGCGGAACTGACCAGTCCTCGCCCGATCGTTTCAGAGAACATACCGAGTGCGGCGATATTCCTGTTCGACACCAGCTTAAGCATGGAATACCGATCCGAAAGCGATACCCGTCTCGATGTCGCTCGGAAGATTGCATCGGAACATCTCGATCAGTTACCTAATGGCAGCCGAGTCGCGATTACAACGAATCAGGATCAATCGGCGATTCTCTTCCAGATCGACAAAACCACCGCCCGCGAACATATGTACGACTTGGAACTCGCCCCCAGTACGGTCAAGTTAAACACACGACTTTGGGACTCTCTCTCCTTTCAGGAACAGGACCGCGAACGGATTGGAACGGAACAGAATGAGACTGAAGATGAAATCACCGACCGATATATTCGAGAGGTTTATCTGTTTACCGATCTCTCGCGTAACTCTTGGGATCTAGCCGAACAGCAATATTTAAAAGGGGAACTCGAACGGCTCGAATTCGTCCAGGTTTACCTGATTGACGTCAGTAAACAGGAGCCGAAGAACATTTCGCTTTCGAACATTCGCTTGCAAAATAAAGAGTTTCTGAAGAGCCAACCGATCTCAATGTCAGTCACCGTTCAGGCAGAGCGTCAAACCGATATAACTCGCCAAGTGGAACTGTATACGGAGAACAGTTCGGGCGAGATGGTCCGCAGGGCAGCACAGGAAATTCAGATCAATGCCGGGACACCTCAATCCGTGGAACTCTCTTATGTCCCGGAGGATGCTGTTCTAGATTCTAAAACAGACGAAATAAACAACGAAACAAACTATGACTGGCAGGAAACGGTTCAGGGAGAAATCCGACTAAACTCCACAGACGCGATGACCTTCGACAACCAACGCTTTTTTACTGTGAACAGACGCTTGCCGCCGAAGGTATTAATCGTCTCCGGCGCGACTGGAGGCGGCCCGATCCTTCAGGACGTGCTAGCCCCGGGTGAATTACGGAAGAACAATAAAGCCCCTTACCGCTGTGATCTGGTACGACAGGAAGCCCTCCTCGATATGTCATCCGAGAAGCTACAGTCGTACGACAACATCTGCCTAGTCAGTGTTCGCCAACCTCGAGAAGAAATCTGGAGCCGGCTGGAAAGTTATGTCACCGCGGGTGGTGGCCTCTTTGTAGTAGCCGGTAGTTCCAGAATCGATCCCGTCGAGTATACCACAGACGCCGCATTGGCCGTACTGCCTGCGGAACTCAAAGGGTTCATTGAATTTGAACCACCCGAGTTTATCGACTTTGAAGCGGGCAAAAACCATCCTCTGCTCAAACCCTTCGATCAGTACGGTAGCTTCGGTGATCTTCCCGCAGCCCGGGTCAACTGGTGCTGGTCCGTCGCGCCCCATCCCTCGGCAAACGTCATCGCCAATTATACTTTTAACAAACCTCGTCCAGCAATCATCGATCGAGTTCTGGGACGCGGTCATTCCATGATGTTAACAACCTCGGTTGACCGTGGTGAATGGAGTACCCTCGCTCGATCATGGTGGTTCCTGGTGCTTGCCGATAAGATTATGGACTACTCTGCGGGAGGCAACGAACTAATGCGGAATTATATGGCCGGTGAAGCCGTCGTACTGCCCCTCCCTGCTGATGAGAAATCGGCCAGTTACCTACTGCGACAGCCCAACCTGAAACAGCTTCCATTAACAGCAGATACCGAGAACAATCTACTCCTCATTCGAAACACGGAAACGCTCGGACATTACCAGGTATTACAGAAAAGTGATCTGACTGCCCCGTTCTTCCAATACAGCATGAACATAGCCGACGCGGAGAGTAATTTCGATCCGATTACAAGCGACGAGCTCGACAGCTTGCTTGGAGAAAAACGATATCAACTCTCTCGGTCAATTAACGAATTAACGCGACAGGTCGGTCTCGGTCGAATTGGTCAGGAAATGTTTCCAATGGTCCTCGGACTGCTGTTCGCCTTCTTCTGGGGTGAGCACTTTATTGCCAATCGATTTTACGATCACGAACAAACTCCCCTGGTCTGA
- a CDS encoding metal-dependent hydrolase: MAGYREHISVSGLCGAGYGIAATLLFGFTPEQGLLAAILCWMSGMLPDIDSQTGKPVQKIFGILAAIVPMMMMERFREITENREQIILLAICTYTAVRYGLSHILGRLSIHRGMFHSIPALFIAAELVMLVYRSDDLAVKGLMGAAVALGFLSHLLLDELYSVQFTGTRLKLNKAAGSALKFVGKSYYPNIFTYTVLMFLTYVSLVQFGVIEGPEKMPHSFRQAVESLPMRK; this comes from the coding sequence ATGGCCGGATATCGAGAGCACATTTCCGTCAGCGGGCTTTGCGGAGCCGGTTATGGAATCGCCGCGACCCTTCTCTTTGGATTCACACCCGAACAGGGATTATTGGCAGCAATCCTCTGCTGGATGTCAGGAATGCTTCCGGATATCGATTCCCAGACGGGAAAACCAGTCCAGAAGATTTTCGGCATATTAGCCGCCATCGTCCCGATGATGATGATGGAAAGATTCCGAGAGATCACCGAAAACCGTGAACAGATCATTCTGCTCGCCATCTGCACCTACACCGCCGTCAGGTATGGTCTATCACACATTCTTGGACGCCTGAGTATTCACCGTGGCATGTTTCACAGCATTCCAGCGTTGTTCATTGCCGCCGAACTGGTCATGTTGGTCTACCGCAGCGACGATCTGGCCGTCAAAGGTTTAATGGGCGCTGCCGTGGCACTGGGGTTCCTCTCGCACCTCTTACTGGACGAATTGTACAGCGTGCAGTTCACCGGAACCCGACTCAAATTGAACAAAGCAGCAGGCAGCGCACTTAAGTTCGTGGGTAAGAGTTATTACCCAAACATTTTCACTTATACCGTCCTCATGTTCCTGACATATGTCTCGCTGGTGCAGTTCGGTGTGATTGAAGGTCCGGAAAAGATGCCGCATTCTTTCCGTCAGGCGGTTGAGTCCCTCCCCATGCGAAAATAG
- the glnD gene encoding [protein-PII] uridylyltransferase: MTTTGLTDLNTDWVQSLAEQIANLRVQESRLYQETKTGSQTALAISETTDSVLIKLWEHCFQSLSESDQNSARDGIQIIAIGGSGRSELAPFSDTDLLFLYKPSNYLQARKLIDRFVPLTWDVGLKPGSNFTTTSRMIEICKENLETASAVVESRLLWGSESGFYRFENLFYKKVIRNRKKAFIDACIAARANEQEQLGSTTKHLQPNVKKSKGGLRDLHLLRWIAYAHYKTTRFETLKLMSVLSRDDVRTLQAAQDFLLRIRINMHLHAGRGNDILDADEQIRLSQEFGYKDDETMRDVEYFMRDYFQKTSAQAELVDRFVSAHHLESRVVRFGRLLTTLRIENDFVMSPDYINVPPRSQHLLQGRLKNILRLYRSTAYYSKLPSPQTTQLLLDEAQNITEPPTSEEADIFMEHLALPGFLNQSIRHMFRTEVLDRVIPQFGHVRFLLQFNNYHSYTVDEHTFRALEAAEKVLGENSTAGTAYEAVRDKALLHLAILLHDIGKGYPEDHSEVGRRVSEEIANQLHLSQTRRETLVFLVHKHLMLGHAAFRRDTSDVKLLYELAHEIGTTEKLRMLYLLTIADLKAVGPGVWTDWKEQLLTELFDSLMKILAGKSPKHGEKQRREMLKTRVLEHFLAYSAVDTRLRHKARWVLEQVERFPSHYWANTPVTQIARDLILIEKMDEEEIHVYGKYVVQNNITEYRIITHEKQSNGLFHRAVGVLTAKHFTILSAHINTTFDGHVLDTLLVQDPDCDGPVPEERMEEVSEAIKRGIRNQESLKPYFQRHMRFKTEKPLAQSNEPLRIQIDTQSSRLYTIISVFSHDHRGLLYTITRCMDDLQLSVNVAKIATSLDQVADVFYVVDASGEKITDQDRIQEIHDYMYDEIRYFNEEGFQNYRT, encoded by the coding sequence ATGACCACCACAGGGCTAACCGATTTAAATACCGACTGGGTTCAATCTCTAGCTGAGCAGATCGCTAACCTGCGAGTTCAGGAAAGTCGACTGTATCAGGAGACGAAAACGGGCAGCCAGACGGCGCTCGCGATTTCAGAGACGACCGATTCTGTGCTCATTAAGTTGTGGGAACATTGTTTCCAGAGCTTGTCGGAATCGGACCAGAACTCGGCCCGCGACGGTATTCAGATCATTGCTATCGGAGGTTCCGGTCGTTCGGAGTTGGCTCCCTTTTCCGATACCGATTTGCTGTTTCTATACAAACCCTCCAACTACCTGCAGGCGCGTAAGCTGATTGACCGCTTTGTTCCGTTGACCTGGGATGTTGGTCTCAAGCCCGGTAGCAATTTTACGACGACGTCGCGGATGATCGAAATCTGCAAAGAGAACCTGGAAACTGCTTCAGCAGTGGTGGAGTCGCGTCTGCTGTGGGGGTCGGAATCAGGTTTTTATCGCTTCGAAAACTTGTTTTATAAAAAGGTGATCAGGAACCGAAAGAAAGCATTTATCGATGCCTGCATCGCTGCTCGGGCGAACGAGCAGGAGCAGTTAGGGTCGACTACAAAACATCTGCAGCCCAATGTAAAAAAAAGCAAAGGAGGGCTGCGCGATTTGCACCTTTTACGCTGGATTGCCTACGCCCATTATAAAACGACCCGCTTTGAAACTTTGAAGTTGATGAGTGTTCTCAGCCGGGACGACGTGCGAACATTGCAGGCGGCTCAGGATTTTCTACTACGCATTCGCATCAATATGCATCTGCATGCTGGCCGCGGCAACGACATACTCGACGCTGACGAACAGATTCGTCTGTCGCAGGAATTTGGGTACAAAGATGATGAAACGATGCGGGACGTCGAATACTTTATGCGCGATTATTTTCAGAAGACGTCCGCCCAGGCAGAATTGGTAGATCGGTTTGTCTCCGCGCATCATCTGGAATCGCGCGTGGTTCGTTTCGGGCGTCTGTTAACGACGTTACGAATCGAGAACGATTTTGTGATGAGCCCCGATTACATCAATGTGCCTCCACGTTCACAGCATTTGCTGCAAGGTCGCTTGAAGAATATTCTGCGTTTGTACCGTTCGACTGCATACTACAGCAAACTTCCCAGTCCGCAGACCACGCAATTGTTACTGGATGAGGCTCAGAATATTACCGAACCTCCCACGAGTGAAGAAGCGGATATCTTCATGGAACACCTGGCGTTGCCCGGATTTCTGAACCAGTCGATTCGTCATATGTTTCGTACGGAAGTCCTTGACCGGGTGATTCCGCAATTCGGACATGTACGGTTTCTGTTACAGTTCAATAACTATCATAGTTACACTGTCGACGAGCATACGTTTCGCGCTTTGGAAGCGGCGGAAAAAGTTCTCGGCGAGAACAGCACGGCGGGAACCGCCTATGAAGCCGTACGTGATAAGGCGCTATTACATCTCGCGATTCTGTTGCACGATATTGGCAAAGGCTACCCAGAAGATCATAGCGAGGTTGGTCGCCGTGTTTCGGAGGAAATTGCCAATCAGCTGCATTTAAGTCAGACGCGTAGAGAGACGCTCGTCTTCCTTGTTCATAAACATTTAATGTTAGGCCACGCGGCATTCCGAAGGGATACCTCGGATGTCAAACTTCTGTATGAGTTGGCGCACGAGATTGGCACAACTGAAAAGCTGCGCATGTTATATCTCCTTACCATCGCCGACTTGAAGGCCGTTGGCCCGGGAGTCTGGACCGATTGGAAAGAGCAGCTGTTAACTGAATTGTTTGACAGTCTGATGAAAATTCTCGCCGGGAAAAGTCCGAAGCATGGCGAGAAGCAGCGACGGGAAATGTTAAAAACACGCGTGCTGGAGCATTTTTTGGCCTACAGCGCTGTGGATACTCGATTGCGTCACAAAGCGCGTTGGGTCCTTGAGCAGGTGGAGCGATTTCCGTCGCATTACTGGGCGAATACTCCCGTCACTCAGATTGCGCGTGACCTGATACTGATCGAAAAAATGGATGAGGAAGAAATCCACGTTTATGGCAAATACGTTGTTCAGAACAATATCACCGAGTATCGAATCATCACTCATGAGAAGCAGTCCAATGGGCTGTTCCATCGAGCAGTCGGAGTATTGACGGCCAAGCACTTTACCATTCTTTCTGCACACATTAACACGACCTTCGATGGGCATGTGCTGGATACGTTGCTGGTACAAGACCCGGATTGTGACGGTCCTGTTCCTGAGGAACGGATGGAGGAAGTTTCCGAAGCGATTAAACGGGGTATTCGAAATCAGGAGTCATTGAAGCCCTATTTTCAGCGTCATATGCGATTCAAAACAGAAAAGCCGTTAGCGCAATCCAACGAACCGTTGCGAATCCAGATTGATACCCAGAGTTCGAGACTCTACACGATCATCTCTGTCTTTTCTCACGATCATCGAGGCTTGCTGTACACGATCACCCGCTGCATGGACGATTTGCAACTGTCCGTGAATGTGGCAAAGATTGCGACCAGCCTCGACCAGGTTGCTGACGTGTTTTACGTCGTTGATGCCTCGGGTGAGAAAATTACCGATCAGGATCGTATCCAGGAAATACACGACTACATGTATGATGAAATTCGGTATTTCAACGAAGAGGGTTTTCAGAATTATCGCACCTGA
- a CDS encoding carbon-nitrogen hydrolase family protein, with product MKIAGVQIDVQLGEVDQNLQMIIKSLEETTAAGAHLTLFPECALSGYCFESRDEAAPFAQSIPGPATDQLTEACRRLDCFTVIGLLELEGNDVYNSAVLIGPEGVIGKYRKVHLPYLGVDRYTTPGNDPYQVFNAGGLRVGMQICYDASFPEATRCLTMLGADLVVLPTNWPPGAETTADYCINSRAVENGIYFMAVNRCGRERGFQFIGRSSICDPFGKTLAKAETRDVEILYAEIDVERARNKRYQRVPGKHEIDRLADRRPEMYIALTQPHGLSTPHAELKGK from the coding sequence ATGAAAATTGCCGGTGTGCAGATCGATGTCCAGTTGGGCGAAGTAGACCAGAACCTGCAAATGATTATCAAATCACTGGAAGAAACCACGGCTGCCGGTGCTCATCTGACACTCTTCCCTGAATGTGCCCTCTCTGGATATTGCTTTGAGAGCCGCGATGAAGCCGCTCCTTTCGCACAATCCATTCCCGGCCCCGCCACCGATCAATTGACCGAAGCCTGTCGACGTCTCGACTGCTTTACGGTCATCGGTTTGCTCGAGCTTGAGGGAAATGATGTCTACAACAGCGCTGTGCTGATTGGACCGGAAGGGGTCATTGGGAAATATCGCAAAGTCCATCTCCCCTATCTCGGTGTTGACCGCTACACCACCCCCGGTAACGATCCGTATCAGGTGTTCAATGCGGGTGGACTGAGAGTCGGAATGCAAATCTGCTACGACGCCTCCTTCCCCGAAGCCACCCGCTGCCTCACGATGCTCGGTGCCGATCTTGTCGTCCTCCCCACCAACTGGCCACCCGGCGCAGAAACGACTGCGGACTACTGCATCAATTCTCGCGCTGTCGAAAATGGAATCTACTTCATGGCCGTGAACCGATGTGGCCGCGAACGAGGATTTCAATTCATCGGACGCAGCAGCATTTGTGATCCGTTTGGGAAAACACTCGCGAAGGCAGAAACTCGCGACGTGGAAATCTTGTACGCTGAAATCGACGTCGAACGAGCTCGCAATAAAAGATACCAGCGCGTCCCCGGAAAGCACGAAATAGACCGACTCGCCGACCGTCGACCAGAAATGTACATCGCTCTGACCCAACCCCACGGTCTCAGCACACCTCACGCCGAGTTAAAAGGAAAGTGA